A single window of Streptomyces sudanensis DNA harbors:
- a CDS encoding DUF6571 family protein, whose amino-acid sequence MPTYQQILETDLSVLTSAADSWKRTATDLKKLADSYEQGVKSLSVGGDWRGQSADASLQPLGVTRQEYAAAYREARAMESVLRDAHSTLVRLKAQVKSAVADAVDAGMKVSEGGVASFDYSKVDAATANSVRHQPDLREVEQSYTRNITSAVKAVNDYDEDVKRALLSASGADGTAPSGFNLRPVGDVEAVEALLLTQKVRSGKASSEELEQYRNLLRANAHDKRFSEAFLYGLGGKDTLQLADQMMLAARESGVSAGDKKLYESISASLASTLGTGTKDPSSDMYKAFLVELRNAGDKPMDKDGSARGYQTLVTLMSEGGGYGKQFLNDVGEGILDAEGNGLELWHDADGAGRADFAADPLAGLLTVMSKNPEAAEYFLDPKAPGNENDHLKHLLTERDWGGSSSAGLGAALQAAATGHPPGHDAGPPGTHTEGQARVMHHAVKMLDADMKGHELPEELNDLRTPMARALADYVADTHVIFEGQNLGGVRGEESVVRSDQGGYQIAVGQASLVRVTRGLADDPYAFSLLHTAERVYSASLLDQLPSFAGNVPGESAAWNAETKDIGHALGVLSGIGEDVIADRHDEKDDWAEKTTTYTVNGVNAFVGEIPIVGSAASSLVDTIGFDWQKKQEEDNEEDATDDRSENYGAEKDGLNKMLHNWGNRESIKDSDAYKTAQDGANVAFDQGLNNAAQHLRPPRG is encoded by the coding sequence GTGCCGACCTATCAGCAGATCCTGGAGACGGACCTGTCCGTCCTCACCAGCGCGGCGGACAGCTGGAAGCGGACCGCCACCGACCTGAAGAAGCTGGCGGACTCCTACGAACAAGGCGTCAAGAGCCTGTCGGTGGGTGGTGACTGGCGTGGGCAGAGCGCCGACGCGTCCCTCCAGCCGCTCGGAGTGACCCGGCAGGAGTACGCGGCGGCGTACCGGGAAGCCCGCGCGATGGAGTCGGTCCTACGCGACGCCCACAGCACGCTCGTACGGCTGAAGGCCCAGGTCAAATCGGCCGTCGCCGACGCCGTCGACGCGGGCATGAAAGTCTCCGAGGGAGGCGTCGCGAGCTTCGACTACAGCAAGGTCGATGCCGCAACGGCGAACAGTGTCCGACACCAGCCCGACCTCCGCGAGGTCGAGCAGTCGTACACGAGGAACATCACCAGTGCCGTGAAGGCGGTCAACGACTACGACGAGGACGTGAAGAGGGCCCTGCTCAGCGCCTCCGGTGCGGACGGCACCGCGCCCTCCGGGTTCAACCTGCGCCCCGTCGGTGACGTGGAGGCCGTCGAGGCCCTCCTCCTGACCCAGAAGGTGCGCTCCGGAAAGGCGTCGTCGGAGGAGTTGGAGCAGTATCGGAACCTCCTCCGTGCGAACGCCCATGACAAGCGTTTCAGCGAGGCGTTCCTGTACGGGCTGGGCGGGAAGGACACTCTGCAACTGGCCGACCAGATGATGCTGGCGGCGCGGGAATCCGGCGTCTCGGCGGGGGACAAGAAGCTCTACGAGTCGATCAGCGCAAGTCTCGCTTCGACGCTCGGCACGGGGACCAAGGACCCGAGTTCCGACATGTACAAGGCCTTCCTCGTCGAGTTGCGGAATGCCGGCGACAAGCCGATGGACAAGGATGGAAGCGCCCGCGGCTACCAGACCCTCGTGACTCTGATGTCCGAAGGCGGAGGCTATGGAAAGCAGTTCCTCAACGACGTGGGTGAGGGAATTCTCGACGCCGAGGGCAACGGGCTCGAACTGTGGCACGACGCGGACGGCGCCGGGCGCGCGGACTTCGCGGCCGACCCGCTCGCCGGCCTTCTCACCGTCATGAGCAAGAACCCGGAAGCGGCCGAGTACTTCCTCGACCCGAAGGCTCCGGGAAACGAGAACGACCACCTCAAGCACCTCCTCACCGAGCGCGACTGGGGCGGGTCGTCGTCGGCCGGTCTCGGTGCGGCGCTTCAGGCCGCGGCGACCGGGCACCCGCCCGGCCATGACGCAGGCCCGCCGGGAACGCACACGGAGGGGCAGGCCCGGGTGATGCACCACGCCGTCAAGATGCTCGACGCGGATATGAAGGGCCATGAACTTCCGGAGGAGCTGAACGACCTTCGGACCCCCATGGCCAGGGCCCTCGCGGACTACGTGGCCGACACCCATGTGATCTTCGAGGGGCAGAACCTCGGCGGTGTCAGGGGCGAGGAATCGGTCGTTCGCTCCGACCAGGGCGGCTACCAGATCGCCGTCGGCCAGGCCAGCCTGGTCCGCGTGACGCGTGGCCTCGCGGACGATCCGTACGCTTTCTCGCTGCTCCACACCGCCGAACGCGTCTACTCGGCTTCCCTGCTCGATCAGCTCCCCAGTTTCGCCGGAAATGTGCCCGGCGAGAGCGCTGCCTGGAACGCGGAGACCAAGGACATCGGCCATGCCCTCGGCGTGCTCAGCGGCATCGGTGAGGACGTCATCGCCGACCGACACGATGAAAAGGACGACTGGGCGGAGAAGACCACGACGTACACCGTCAACGGTGTGAACGCGTTCGTCGGAGAGATCCCGATCGTGGGTTCCGCAGCCAGCTCGCTGGTCGACACCATCGGCTTTGACTGGCAGAAGAAGCAAGAGGAGGAC
- a CDS encoding Uma2 family endonuclease, protein MTATLPDWLHPPRDSGWEADDLDHIPNLPRRTELIDGALVLALCPQRSWHDRVVRRLTAVLEQQAPPGRTVEARMTVRLSTKSRLEPDVVAADVAYDPDRTRFLPHEGDLVVEVVSEESRERDRETKPFTYARAGIRHFWRIEEEHGLPVVHSYELDDTTRAYVATGIHRERVKAPVPFDLDVDLTRLVR, encoded by the coding sequence ATGACCGCCACCCTTCCCGACTGGCTCCACCCGCCGCGTGACAGCGGGTGGGAGGCCGACGACCTCGACCACATCCCGAACCTCCCCCGCCGCACGGAACTGATCGACGGAGCGCTGGTCCTCGCGCTGTGTCCCCAGCGCTCCTGGCACGACCGGGTCGTGCGCCGCCTCACTGCGGTCCTCGAACAGCAGGCGCCCCCCGGCCGTACCGTCGAGGCCCGGATGACCGTGCGGCTGAGCACGAAGAGCCGCCTTGAGCCGGACGTGGTCGCCGCCGACGTCGCGTACGACCCCGACCGCACCCGTTTCCTGCCCCATGAGGGGGACCTGGTCGTCGAGGTCGTCTCCGAGGAGTCCCGGGAACGCGACCGGGAGACCAAGCCCTTCACGTACGCCCGCGCCGGTATCCGGCACTTCTGGCGGATCGAGGAGGAGCACGGCCTCCCCGTCGTCCACTCCTACGAGCTGGACGACACCACGCGGGCGTACGTCGCCACCGGCATCCACCGCGAACGGGTCAAGGCACCGGTGCCCTTCGACCTGGACGTCGACCTGACCCGGCTGGTCCGCTGA
- a CDS encoding (2Fe-2S)-binding protein, producing the protein MLRERLGLAGAKDGCSQGECGACNVQVDGRLVASCLVPAATAEGSEVRTVEGLAVDGEPSDVQRALTRCGAVQCGFCIPGMAMTVHDLLEGNHAPSDVEARQALSGNLCRCTGYQGALRAVREVVAERAAGRPGAAGDPADQRGPEVRIPHQVPHPHDGGTA; encoded by the coding sequence GTGCTGCGCGAGCGCCTCGGCCTGGCCGGCGCGAAGGACGGCTGCTCGCAGGGCGAGTGCGGGGCGTGCAACGTCCAGGTCGACGGCCGCCTCGTCGCCTCCTGCCTGGTCCCCGCCGCGACCGCCGAGGGGAGCGAGGTCCGCACCGTCGAGGGCCTGGCCGTCGACGGCGAGCCCTCCGACGTGCAGCGCGCCCTCACCCGCTGCGGCGCCGTCCAGTGCGGCTTCTGCATCCCCGGCATGGCGATGACCGTGCACGACCTGCTGGAGGGCAACCACGCGCCCAGCGACGTGGAGGCCCGCCAGGCGCTGTCCGGCAACCTGTGCCGCTGCACCGGCTACCAGGGCGCCCTCAGGGCCGTACGGGAGGTCGTCGCGGAACGCGCCGCCGGAAGGCCGGGAGCGGCCGGCGACCCGGCCGACCAGCGCGGCCCCGAGGTCCGCATCCCGCACCAGGTCCCCCATCCGCACGACGGAGGCACGGCGTGA
- a CDS encoding FAD binding domain-containing protein, which translates to MTTHAPRAARSVVLPASLDEAVAALAAMPAAVPVAGGTDLMAAVNKGRLRPAGLVGLGRINELRGWQYQDGHALLGAGLTHARMGRPDFAALIPALAAAARAAGPPQIRNAGTLGGNVVTAAPTGDSLPVLAALEADLVVAGPSGGREVPVSHLLAGRAMLEPGELVAFVRVPLLHAPQVFLKATGRTGPGRALASVAVVLDPARRAVRCAVGAIAPMPLRPLEAEQWIASLVDWDGERGLAPEALAAFGEYVAAACVPDQPPAAEGEAPPPLPPAVLQLRRTVSVLARRALGRALS; encoded by the coding sequence TTGACCACGCACGCACCGAGGGCGGCGCGCTCCGTCGTGCTGCCGGCCTCGCTCGACGAGGCCGTGGCGGCGCTCGCCGCCATGCCCGCCGCCGTGCCCGTCGCCGGCGGCACGGACCTGATGGCCGCGGTCAACAAGGGCCGGCTGCGCCCCGCCGGCCTGGTCGGCCTCGGCCGCATCAACGAACTGCGCGGGTGGCAGTACCAGGACGGCCACGCCCTCCTCGGCGCCGGCCTCACCCACGCCCGCATGGGGCGCCCCGACTTCGCCGCCCTCATCCCCGCCCTGGCCGCTGCGGCCCGCGCCGCGGGACCGCCGCAGATCCGCAACGCGGGCACCCTCGGCGGCAACGTCGTCACCGCCGCGCCGACCGGCGACTCGCTGCCCGTCCTGGCCGCCCTGGAGGCCGACCTCGTCGTCGCCGGCCCGTCCGGCGGCCGGGAGGTCCCCGTCTCGCACCTGCTCGCCGGCCGCGCGATGCTCGAACCGGGCGAGCTGGTCGCCTTCGTCCGGGTGCCGCTGCTGCACGCCCCGCAGGTGTTCCTCAAGGCCACCGGGCGGACCGGCCCGGGCCGCGCCCTCGCCTCCGTCGCCGTCGTCCTGGACCCGGCGCGGCGGGCGGTGCGCTGCGCGGTCGGGGCGATCGCGCCGATGCCGCTGCGCCCGCTGGAGGCCGAGCAGTGGATCGCCTCGCTCGTCGACTGGGACGGCGAGCGGGGGCTGGCGCCGGAGGCCCTCGCGGCGTTCGGCGAGTACGTCGCGGCGGCCTGCGTCCCGGACCAGCCGCCGGCCGCCGAGGGCGAGGCACCGCCCCCGCTGCCGCCCGCCGTACTGCAACTGCGCCGCACGGTGTCCGTGCTGGCCCGACGAGCACTGGGGAGGGCGCTGTCGTGA
- a CDS encoding DUF3039 domain-containing protein, whose amino-acid sequence MSTLEPERGAGTGTLVEPTPQVSHGDGDHERYAHYVQKDKIMASALDGTPVVALCGKVWVPGRDPKKYPVCPMCKEIYDSMGAGGDKDKGGKDKK is encoded by the coding sequence ATGAGCACTCTCGAGCCCGAGCGCGGGGCAGGTACGGGCACCCTCGTGGAGCCGACGCCGCAGGTGTCGCACGGCGACGGCGACCACGAGCGCTACGCCCACTACGTCCAGAAGGACAAGATCATGGCGAGTGCCCTCGACGGCACTCCCGTGGTCGCCCTGTGCGGCAAGGTCTGGGTCCCCGGCCGCGACCCCAAGAAGTACCCGGTCTGCCCGATGTGCAAGGAGATCTACGACTCCATGGGCGCGGGCGGCGACAAGGACAAGGGCGGCAAGGACAAGAAGTAG
- a CDS encoding YqgE/AlgH family protein encodes MTEVSSLAGRLLVATPALADPNFDRAVVLLLDHDDEGSLGVVLNRPTPVGVGDVLEPWAPLAGEPGVVFQGGPVSLDAALGVAVIPGDEGPLGWRRVHGAIGLVDLEAPPELLGPALGSLRIFAGYAGWGPGQLEEELGGGAWFVVESEPGDVSSPDPENLWRAVLRRQRSELAMIATYPDDPSLN; translated from the coding sequence ATGACGGAGGTGTCCTCGCTCGCGGGCCGGCTGCTCGTCGCCACCCCCGCGCTGGCCGACCCGAACTTCGACCGGGCGGTGGTGCTGCTGCTCGACCACGACGACGAGGGCTCCCTCGGCGTGGTCCTCAACCGGCCCACCCCCGTCGGCGTGGGCGACGTCCTGGAGCCCTGGGCGCCCCTCGCGGGCGAGCCCGGCGTGGTCTTCCAGGGCGGGCCCGTGTCGCTCGACGCGGCGCTCGGCGTCGCGGTGATCCCCGGCGACGAGGGGCCCCTCGGCTGGCGCCGGGTGCACGGCGCGATCGGCCTCGTGGACCTGGAGGCCCCGCCGGAGCTGCTCGGCCCCGCCCTCGGCAGCCTGCGGATCTTCGCCGGGTACGCGGGCTGGGGGCCCGGCCAGCTGGAGGAGGAACTGGGCGGCGGCGCCTGGTTCGTCGTCGAGTCCGAACCGGGCGACGTGTCGTCCCCGGACCCCGAGAACCTGTGGCGGGCCGTGCTGAGGCGGCAGCGCAGCGAACTCGCCATGATCGCGACGTACCCGGACGACCCGAGCCTGAACTGA
- the murA gene encoding UDP-N-acetylglucosamine 1-carboxyvinyltransferase — translation MTGTDDVLLVHGGTPLEGEIRVRGAKNLVPKAMVAALLGSGPSRLRNVPDIRDVRVVRGLLQLHGVTVRPGDEPGELVMDPTYVESANVADIDAHAGSSRIPILFCGPLLHRLGHAFIPGLGGCDIGGRPIDFHFEVLRQFGARIEKREGGQYLEAPRRLRGTKIRLPYPSVGATEQVLLTAVLAEGVTELSNAAVEPEIEDLICVLQKMGAIIAMDTDRTIRITGVDELGGYAHRALPDRLEAASWASAALATEGNIYVRGAQQRSMMTFLNTYRKVGGAFEIDDEGIRFWHPGGSLNAIALETDVHPGFQTDWQQPLVVALTQAAGLSIVHETVYESRLGFTSALNQMGAHIQLYRECLGGSDCRFGQRNFLHSAVVSGPTRLQGADLVIPDLRGGFSYLIAALAAQGTSRVHGIELINRGYENFMQKLVELGAKVELPGARAV, via the coding sequence ATGACCGGCACAGACGATGTACTGCTTGTCCACGGCGGCACTCCGCTGGAGGGCGAGATCCGCGTCCGCGGCGCGAAGAACCTCGTGCCCAAGGCGATGGTCGCCGCCCTGCTCGGCAGCGGACCCAGCCGGCTGCGCAACGTGCCGGACATCCGCGACGTGCGGGTGGTCCGCGGGCTGCTCCAGCTCCACGGCGTGACCGTCCGCCCCGGCGACGAGCCGGGCGAACTGGTGATGGACCCGACGTACGTCGAGTCGGCGAACGTCGCCGACATCGACGCCCACGCGGGCTCCTCGCGCATCCCGATCCTGTTCTGCGGCCCGCTGCTGCACCGGCTCGGGCACGCGTTCATCCCCGGGCTGGGCGGCTGCGACATCGGCGGACGGCCGATCGACTTCCACTTCGAGGTGCTGCGGCAGTTCGGCGCGAGGATCGAGAAGCGCGAGGGCGGCCAGTACCTGGAGGCCCCCCGGAGGCTGCGCGGCACGAAGATCCGGCTGCCCTACCCGTCGGTGGGCGCGACCGAGCAGGTGCTGCTGACGGCGGTGCTGGCGGAGGGTGTGACGGAACTCTCCAACGCGGCCGTCGAGCCCGAGATCGAGGACCTCATCTGCGTCCTGCAGAAGATGGGCGCCATCATCGCGATGGACACCGACCGGACGATCCGAATCACCGGCGTGGACGAGCTGGGCGGCTACGCCCACCGCGCGCTCCCGGACCGCCTGGAGGCGGCGTCCTGGGCGTCGGCGGCGCTGGCGACCGAGGGCAACATCTACGTGCGCGGCGCGCAGCAGCGCTCGATGATGACCTTCCTCAACACGTACCGGAAGGTGGGCGGCGCCTTCGAGATCGACGACGAGGGCATCCGCTTCTGGCACCCGGGCGGCTCGCTGAACGCCATAGCCCTGGAGACGGACGTGCACCCGGGCTTCCAGACCGACTGGCAGCAGCCGCTGGTGGTGGCGCTGACGCAGGCCGCGGGCCTGTCGATCGTCCACGAGACGGTGTACGAGTCGCGGCTGGGCTTCACGTCGGCGCTGAACCAGATGGGCGCGCACATCCAGCTGTACCGGGAGTGCCTGGGCGGCTCCGACTGCCGTTTCGGCCAGCGGAACTTCCTGCACTCCGCGGTCGTGTCGGGCCCGACCCGGCTCCAGGGCGCCGACCTGGTCATCCCGGACCTGCGCGGCGGTTTCTCGTACCTGATCG